Part of the Candidatus Binatia bacterium genome is shown below.
GTCCGCGAGGATGGCATTCACGTGACCCGCAATCCCGGCCCGACCAAGAAGCTCGACCCTGCGCCCCGGCGGTGGGAGGAGCTGCGGTCGTATGTCGATTCCGCCAACGACTGGTCCGCGCCTCTGAGCTTCCTGCACCGGATGTCCTATGGCCGCGACGTGGGCGGCGTGTACACGGCCCTTCGCGACGGAGTCCTCACGCGCTATGTGCCGGGCGGGCCCGAGAAGACCGAGATCCTCGAGGAAGATGCGCCGACGGTGCTCGCCGACGTCTTCGGCGCCGACCCGCAACTGTACCGGGAGGCCCTCCAGGTGCGTCGCCGCTACCTGCCTGAGTCCAAGGCTTCTCCCCCATAGCTATTGGCCCCGCCTGCCCGAGAGCAGTGCTGAGGAGCTATCGGAGGAACGCCACTTTGGAGGAAGCGGTTCGTCCGCCTTGGGAGAGACGGACGATGTAGATGCCGGACGCGGGGGGGCGAGACACGCCGAGCGTTACGATATGGCGGCCCTGGCCCAGTACGTTCACCGAGTCGAGCCGGCGCCCCCGCATGTCAAAGAGCTCCACCCTCGCGGGCTCCGTGGAAGGCAGCGTCATGGAGAGGGAAAGGTTCTGTCGAACGGGGT
Proteins encoded:
- a CDS encoding T9SS type A sorting domain-containing protein, whose product is VAIGAEGTVRLEDRGVSAGQRYGYRVGTTFQGADHLYGEVEVETPLFSLRVAPAAGNPVRQNLSLSMTLPSTEPARVELFDMRGRRLDSVNVLGQGRHIVTLGVSRPPASGIYIVRLSQGGRTASSKVAFLR